In the Bacteroidales bacterium genome, one interval contains:
- a CDS encoding DUF1289 domain-containing protein: MSTKIENPCLSICTYDDKSICIGCRRTKEEATTWWRMTEEEKQQVIENIKTRQKNESNNYDHYA; encoded by the coding sequence ATGAGTACCAAAATCGAAAATCCATGTCTGTCGATATGCACCTACGACGACAAAAGTATTTGTATCGGTTGCCGGCGAACCAAAGAGGAAGCAACCACCTGGTGGCGCATGACAGAAGAAGAAAAGCAGCAGGTGATCGAAAACATCAAAACGCGCCAGAAAAATGAAAGTAACAATTACGATCATTATGCGTAA
- the fabF gene encoding beta-ketoacyl-ACP synthase II: MNLKRVVITGLGAITSLGNTVDAFWDGLLNGVSGAADITRFDASKYKTQFACEIKGYEATNYFERKEARRLDPYAQYAMISADEAVKDAGFDPEAVDLNRVGVIMATGIGGFTTFLYDAAEFGRNEDNPRFNPFFIPKIIGDIAAGHISIKHGFRGPNYATTSACASAGHALIDAFHYIKLGKSDIILAGGSEAGINPAGIGGFNAMHAISTRNDDPKTASRPFDKDRDGFVLGEGSATIVLEEYEHAIKRGAKIYAELVGVGSTADAYHITAPHPDGLGALLAMKFAIEEAGMQLQEVDHINTHGTSTPVGDIAEPKAIVSLFGEHAYKINLNSTKSMHGHMLGAAAAVEMVATVLTIQNDIIPPTINHFTDDPDIDNALNFTYHKAQKRVVNLALSNSFGFGGHNTSLAVKKFKA, translated from the coding sequence ATGAACTTGAAACGAGTAGTTATAACAGGGTTGGGTGCCATTACCTCGTTAGGCAATACTGTCGATGCTTTTTGGGACGGTTTGCTCAATGGAGTGAGTGGTGCTGCTGATATTACCCGTTTTGATGCTTCAAAATATAAAACGCAATTTGCCTGTGAGATCAAGGGCTACGAGGCTACGAATTATTTCGAACGCAAAGAAGCCCGCAGGCTCGATCCTTATGCACAGTACGCAATGATATCTGCCGATGAGGCAGTAAAAGATGCGGGTTTCGATCCCGAGGCCGTCGATCTGAATCGCGTAGGTGTAATTATGGCAACAGGCATTGGTGGCTTTACCACCTTTTTGTATGATGCAGCAGAATTTGGGCGCAACGAGGATAATCCACGTTTCAATCCTTTCTTTATTCCTAAAATTATAGGCGACATAGCTGCCGGGCATATCTCGATCAAACATGGGTTCAGAGGCCCCAACTATGCCACTACCTCTGCCTGTGCTTCGGCCGGGCACGCCCTGATAGATGCGTTTCATTACATCAAACTGGGCAAGAGCGACATCATCCTGGCCGGTGGATCGGAAGCAGGCATCAATCCCGCTGGCATCGGCGGCTTCAATGCCATGCATGCTATTTCTACCCGCAACGACGACCCCAAAACTGCCTCGCGTCCTTTCGATAAAGACCGCGATGGATTTGTATTGGGCGAAGGTTCTGCTACCATTGTTCTCGAAGAATATGAGCACGCCATTAAGCGCGGCGCAAAAATATACGCTGAACTGGTAGGAGTGGGCAGTACTGCCGATGCTTACCATATTACAGCACCCCATCCCGACGGGCTGGGCGCTTTGCTGGCCATGAAATTTGCCATCGAAGAGGCAGGAATGCAACTTCAGGAAGTTGATCATATCAACACCCATGGCACTTCTACTCCGGTGGGCGATATCGCCGAACCTAAAGCCATCGTCAGTCTTTTTGGCGAGCATGCTTATAAAATCAACCTCAACAGCACTAAGTCGATGCACGGTCACATGTTGGGCGCCGCTGCTGCTGTCGAAATGGTAGCCACTGTACTTACAATCCAAAACGATATTATTCCGCCAACCATCAACCACTTCACCGATGATCCCGACATCGACAACGCCCTGAACTTTACCTACCATAAGGCGCAGAAAAGAGTGGTTAATCTGGCGCTTTCCAATTCCTTTGGTTTTGGTGGTCACAACACCTCTCTGGCTGTGAAAAAATTTAAAGCATAA
- a CDS encoding acyl carrier protein: MSDIASRVKSIIVDTLGVDENEATLQASFTNDLGADSLDTVELIMEFEKKFNIAIPDDQAEKIGTVGDAIKYIEDNTK, translated from the coding sequence ATGTCAGATATTGCATCAAGAGTAAAATCGATTATCGTTGATACACTTGGAGTTGATGAAAACGAAGCAACCCTTCAAGCCAGCTTCACCAACGATTTGGGCGCTGATTCACTCGACACCGTTGAGTTGATCATGGAATTCGAAAAAAAATTCAACATTGCTATCCCGGATGATCAGGCCGAAAAAATTGGCACTGTGGGCGACGCCATCAAATACATCGAAGACAACACAAAATAA
- the purN gene encoding phosphoribosylglycinamide formyltransferase — translation MMKKIAILASGSGTNAERIIRYFSTHPSIGVDMVLSNRSDAYVIRRAEALQIPTRVFTRQELADPDGIASLLKSRKISLVVLAGFLWLVPPALLDAFPQKIINIHPALLPDYGGKKMYGSRVHQAVIDAGETESGITIHQVDAQYDRGKILFQARCPVVPNDTADILAQRIHQLEYQHFPKVIEQLLS, via the coding sequence ATTATGAAAAAAATTGCCATCCTTGCTTCAGGCAGCGGCACCAATGCCGAGCGCATCATCCGCTATTTTTCAACGCATCCTTCCATTGGTGTGGATATGGTTTTGAGTAATCGTTCGGATGCTTATGTGATCAGGCGCGCCGAAGCCTTACAAATTCCGACAAGGGTTTTTACACGGCAGGAACTTGCCGATCCTGATGGAATAGCTTCTCTGCTCAAAAGTCGTAAAATTTCACTCGTAGTGCTGGCCGGTTTTTTATGGCTCGTACCGCCTGCCCTGCTGGATGCTTTCCCGCAAAAAATCATCAATATCCATCCAGCTTTGCTCCCCGACTATGGCGGAAAAAAAATGTATGGTAGCCGCGTGCATCAGGCGGTTATCGATGCCGGCGAAACTGAGAGTGGCATCACCATCCATCAGGTGGACGCACAATACGATCGGGGGAAAATACTCTTTCAGGCACGATGCCCGGTGGTGCCAAATGATACAGCTGATATCCTCGCACAGCGTATTCACCAACTGGAATACCAACATTTCCCAAAAGTAATCGAGCAACTGCTTAGCTAA